In a single window of the Neodiprion virginianus isolate iyNeoVirg1 chromosome 1, iyNeoVirg1.1, whole genome shotgun sequence genome:
- the LOC124298068 gene encoding protein dopey-1 homolog isoform X1: protein MGSIALEEYDLMKDSKYRVYVSAVDKALKNFEYTSEWADLISALGKLNKVLLSHMKFPVIPRRIKISKRLAQCMHPALPSGVHLKALETYDIIFKCMGTNRLSHELFIYSAGLFPLLGHAAMNVRPSLLTVYETHFVPLGERLRPGLSGFLSGVLPGLEEGSDHFDRTNSLLEKVCDGVSPEHFYACLWDCLASNSGIRLPAISFVLAHFNRKLSMEDQLYIMGTNIDIMVAALCAGVQDSSVLVQRSALDLLLVGFPVHNSQLIREDMVLLLTAALVTILRRDMSLNRRLFAWLLGTEVNMSILKKRIDPAVAEASATYFDIFSKDMLIQAIKSTLRTVYKENPQDLKPYRILVSLLDKPDIGPVILDDILYEVFRTLYNACKKSDKPVKSNEVVKSANLLFTTLEPSYVWVHCGYLFEKACSARVKSLEEIEENRVNLVGSGMPNLIEVCILTEFLLDTVSLDASLDTPSEHLPGLFYQVINKLSCHTDVLSPNEIAKSLGLCAKILSRVQPTIATSHVDKIEPETKLEVMLNPGSPNTALADSSLTPIPLEKSQSDSKLNKTDMLNNLAVDKSPSPRRRANSGGSGKKSDKKSKKKSSKSTSKLSDSYTIQADGSNISVVVSEDIKLIARNKSMDNLKIDYSETNLNSSAPQSENLTPKSLSRKSLTGSNGSLNRGPSPALQAQNSMLEKCLRQYELFYVKLVSNRILTKDKTVSDMFEDLVIVSPRESFQERSIRLESLLTSRLSLEDSGFFCQDTPLHTEMTCLNFLQLKNGSIKRSEWEDAMKIASSLLVELSTFPTYCLPGDGILLEEEPKGQVVLPNWLKVLVVCACWLGREPSLQLTSMATLLDLIALLKAQRDVKPHPQSGEGVTTVVMVPLLKEWHINILEQHTNVFQVLAHSLWHHLGELPAHEYRMRCVELLHELHHALHNSCDAVEDIIGTTLTCDNLEKRIEAFSRFATLWHLGRDVETNPRLRGCLRTFDKSLLKMLDNLQLAYNSPLKLQAQSWLLHSLLRGDISRIVDPVLTMLLDPSTCRMSVLHVSIQHSNTVLTKNDVVEEKSEPHDDFEGAAKIYAISSVDGNVIYHVSDSTDDAKWKKGKKKVKLINPVKAKRIFAVTTLANGDKGSHFITEKNQFMKELEVPPSISGNNNISVFVNPLSVNCSANSNDSLTEDESLQSVKKSSLTTELLKNATRFKKKDFNKGSTASLDESLFDSANSSLKIKDKNEMKKANGDVGSSLDSITNSFDSSSPERTNKVQKPKKGMLIPGSSKEVAGTIMTGRYQSTNEFSTSYETHDVPGSFEATAEVPSWTMGDEECELELSTTAEEYFSNSSGVSIVEDILNEVIDKVLLQCDVMEPVKPSDASVQLDTNSRRTSGVGVHNLHSHMLLYCGVYDSTRTLYALRTLRNELLTNTRMFLCSAATTGIANTTKCTALLNLLARHRKSVFGRNFHGDIANSEFVAAYRSSMYLEVLISVCLYFARSYYPNLGQMRLTQEEIAGNRQVQLASAELLMLIFSELIAIVRDSGKGFSCYIVDLLAKCKVQKVALHCLVSSVLNMKNAQKENEDIFTFTEEIVLFNDPVTDTYVNKCKYRASDHTEAFQIQLLRLLLALIMLEHQCGVQKGEEVTPTQPTPSTPTRNAPNLTGSALKYIPGAPLPQQPMFLASILSALQLDHMRHLHQHWTTLVTSSLPFMGSSLTQIVTSVIHQLCYNIEHLASYYVSEEAALTLKLKDITTVECCLPADYTVTHLEALTFLLHYCLLDNSQQLGYSFNQPLSGTVQTGIPGANPGQIFNNLIHVFMPSPLSPEIASGKDKAGLSEQHLHARRTALSHLPRIIASLSALWQAVLVTKDNEQASCVVGSPRVVKHQLLELLSPISFHHGVNFLAAVAVAWHERRQPSAASKKVLPEACPNQQVMVHLVSAIRVMPIDTLVRTVHQLVKSPPPIHGVKQDFSLEVSVLELLYVYMQSNTSQSLVESWASLLGLLKDSLALTAPAQFLLLAILNEYIQKCPPMQEKKDIRDLQDITAKLVESCSQIAGACLEQTTWLRRNLAVREDVLEVAEGVSEVTPGTPPNTAYSVQAQAVLAEILAPLLDVSYGSQEKERVVTLLTNLMYNITPYLKNHTMRNIASFTACSQLLSSLSGYQYTRKAWRKDVLDLLLDPALFQMTPACLPYWRTIIDNLMTHDNTTFRDLMNRVSMAQSSGISIFSSKEQEYEQRAQLLKRLAFAILCSEMDQYHKYMPEIQERLADSLRLPQVIPSIQAQVFLCFRVLLLRISPHHATSLWPVIVSELVQVFLHIEQELNTDTEEFTRHNSSHIKLLSALDSSWAVNASNGLQAHGHPHWLQLQLATAKLLDLALLLPAHRLPQFQMYRWAFVGDAASDSIQNGERQTDFVPHITRIARLMDTKYGGEVAPLTSSPGELLLASNNIRSLQDLYPFFTALSRRSTDSHETLNINQLEAVIEQDFLEKMPSGLSR, encoded by the exons ATGGGTTCAATAGCTTTGGAAGAGTACGATCTCATGAAAGACTCAAAATATCGAGT ctATGTTTCAGCAGTGGATAAAGCccttaaaaatttcgaatacacAAGCGAATGGGCTGACCTTATTTCCGCTCTTGGAAAGCTGAATAAGGTCCTTTTGAGTCATATGAAGTTTCCTGTCATACCGAGaaggataaaaatatcaaaaaggCTAGCACAATGTATGCATCCTGCACTTCCCTCAGGTGTTCATCTCAAAGCACTGGAAACGTACgacattattttcaaatgcaTGGGAACAAACAGACTCAGTCACGAACTTTTCATATACAGCGCTG gaCTCTTTCCATTACTGGGTCATGCAGCAATGAATGTTCGCCCATCATTATTGACAGTTTACGAGACACATTTTGTACCTCTTGGAGAGAGACTTCGTCCTGGATTGAGTGGGTTTCTTAGCGGTGTTTTACCGGGCCTTGAGGAAGGATCCGACCACTTCGATAG AACAAATTCTCTTCTGGAAAAAGTTTGCGATGGGGTTTCACCGGAACACTTCTATGCGTGTTTGTGGGATTGTTTGGCGTCAAATTCTGGGATTCGTTTACCAGCGATATCTTTTGTGCTGGCTCATTTCAATAGGAAATTATCCATGGAAGATCAGCTGTATATCATGGGTACAAACATCGACATTATG GTTGCTGCTTTATGTGCTGGAGTTCAGGATAGTTCTGTTTTAGTACAACGAAGTGCGCTTGATTTGTTATTGGTAGGCTTTCCAGTTCATAACAGCCAATTAATACGAGAGGATATGGTATTGTTACTAACAGCTGCCCTAGTCACTATATTGCGAAGAGATATGAGCCTGAACAG ACGACTTTTTGCTTGGCTTTTGGGAACGGAAGTTAACATGtccattttgaaaaaaagaattgatcCAGCAGTAGCTGAAGCATCCGCAACATACTTTGATATCTTCTCCAAAGATATGTTAATTCAAGCGATAAAATCTACGCTTAGGACTGTGTATAAGGAGAACCCACAGGACTTAAAACCATACAGAATTCTAGTCTCATTATTAGATAAACCAGACATTGGTCCGGTAATTCTAGACGATATCCTCTACGAAGTATTCAG AACACTTTATAATGCATGTAAAAAATCGGATAAACCGGTAAAATCGAACGAGGTAGTGAAATCTGCGAATCTTCTATTTACAACGTTGGAGCCATCTTATGTTTGGGTGCATTGTGGATATTTGTTTGAGAAAGCTTGCTCAGCAAGAGTAAAAAGCCTGGAGGAGATTGAAGAGAATAGAGTAAATCTGGTCGGTAGTGGAATGCCTAATCTAATAGAGGTTTGCATTTTAACTGAGTTTCTGCTAGACACAGTGTCTTTGGATGCCTCTTTAGATACACCATCCGAGCATCTACCAGGCCTATTCTACCAAGTAATTAACAAGCTTTCCTGCCACACCGATGTCTTATCACCTAATGAAATTGCCAAAAGTCTTGGCTTGTGTGCTAAAATTTTATCCAGAGTACAACCAACCATAGCTACTTCTCATGTGGACAAAATAGAGCCTGAAACAAAGCTAGAAGTAATGCTTAATCCGGGTTCACCTAACACAGCTCTTGCAGACAGTTCATTGACTCCTATACCGCTGGAAAAGAGTCAGTCGGATAGTAAGTTAAATAAAACAGATATGCTCAATAATTTGGCAGTGGACAAAAGTCCGAGTCCAAGGAGACGGGCAAACTCTGGTGGCAGTGgtaaaaaaagtgataaaaaatctaagaaaaaaaGCAGTAAAAGTACATCGAAGCTAAGCGACAGTTATACTATTCAAGCAGATGGCAGTAACATATCTGTAGTGGTGAGTGAAGATATTAAACTGATTGCCCGCAATAAAAGTATGGACAATCTAAAAATTGATTACTCTGAGACAAACTTGAATAGTTCAGCACCTCAGAGTGAAAACTTGACTCCTAAAAGTTTATCGAGGAAAAGTTTGACCGGATCAAATGGATCGTTGAACAGAGGTCCATCACCTGCTTTGCAAGCGCAAAATTCAATGTTGGAGAAATGCCTAAGACAATATGAATTGTTTTATGTCAAATTGGTGAGTAACAGAATACTGACTAAAGATAAAACGGTTTCCGACATGTTTGAAGATTTAGTAATTGTCTCTCCAAGAGAAAGTTTCCAAGAACGAAGTATACGCCTGGAATCTTTATTGACTTCAAGACTCAGTTTAGAAGATTCCGGATTTTTTTGTCAAGATACACCTTTGCACACTGAAATGACATGCTTGAATTTCTTGCAACTAAAAAATGGATCAATCAAACGATCGGAATGGGAAGATGCGATGAAAATTGCGTCAAGCTTGTTGGTTGAATTATCAACATTTCCAACCTATTGTCTCCCGGGAGATGGCATTTTGCTAGAAGAAGAACCTAAAGGGCAAGTTGTACTGCCAAACTGGTTAAAAGTCTTAGTGGTTTGCGCCTGTTGGTTGGGGAGAGAGCCGTCACTCCAATTAACGAGTATGGCAACCTTATTGGATTTAATTGCTTTATTGAAAGCACAACGAGATGTGAAGCCTCATCCTCAGAGTGGAGAGGGAGTAACAACAGTTGTGATGGTTCCCTTGTTGAAAGAATGGCACATCAATATTTTAGAACAACATACAAACGTGTTTCAA GTGCTTGCTCATTCTTTATGGCATCATCTTGGGGAGCTGCCTGCTCACGAATACAGAATGCGTTGTGTTGAACTGTTACACGAATTGCATCATGCACTTCATAATTCCTGCGATGCTGTTGAGGATATAATAGGTACAACTCTGACGTGTGACAATCtggaaaaaagaatagaaGCATTCAGCAGATTTGCAACACTATGGCATCTAGGTCGAGATGTTGAAACTAATCCTAGATTAAGAGGATGCTTGAGGACGTTTGATAA ATCTTTGTTGAAAATGTTAGATAATCTTCAACTAGCGTATAATTCGCCACTGAAACTTCAAGCGCAATCCTGGTTGCTGCATTCCTTATTGCGTGGTGATATTTCACGTATTGTTGATCCTGTGCTGACAATGTTACTGGACCCTTCCACTTGTAGAATGAGCGTACTTCACGTTAGCATTCAACATAGCAATACAGTACTCACTAAAAATGACGTGGTTGAAGAAAAGTCAGAGCCACATGATGATTTTGAAGGTGCTGCAAAGATTTACGCTATCAGTTCTGTCGATGGTAATGTTATATATCACGTCAGCGATTCTACAGATGATGCTAAGTGGAagaagggtaaaaaaaaagtcaaattgaTAAATCCTGTTAAGGCAAAGAGAATATTCGCTGTGACAACGTTGGCAAATGGTGATAAAGGTAGTCATTTTATAACGGAGAAGAATCAGTTCATGAAAGAATTGGAGGTACCACCAAGTATTTCGGGTAATAATAACATATCCGTTTTTGTTAATCCGTTGTCAGTGAACTGTAGTGCAAATTCTAATGACTCCTTGACTGAAGACGAGTCTTTGCAAAGTGTTAAAAAATCTAGTTTGACAACAgaacttttaaaaaatgctaCTAGGTTCAAAAAGAAAGACTTTAATAAAGGATCGACTGCAAGTTTGGATGAAAGTTTGTTCGATTCTGCCAATTCTAGCTTAAAAATTAAGgataaaaacgaaatgaagAAAGCGAATGGCGATGTTGGATCGTCATTAGACTCTATTACGAATAGTTTTGATTCCAGTAGTCCTGAAAGAACAAACAAAGtacaaaaaccgaaaaaagGAATGTTAATTCCTGGTAGCTCCAAAGAAGTTGCCGGCACAATAATGACTGGTAGATACCAGAGtacaaatgaattttcaacaagcTATGAAACACATGATGTTCCGGGAAGCTTTGAAGCAACAGCTGAAGTTCCTAGCTGGACAATGGGAGATGAAGAGTGTGAGTTGGAACTAAGTACTACTGCTGAAGAGTATTTCAGCAATTCCAGTGGTGTCAGTATTGTTGAAGATATTCTTAACGAAGTTATTGACAAAGTATTGCTACAGTGTGATGTTATGGAGCCAGTTAAGCCT TCAGATGCATCGGTACAACTTGATACAAACTCTAGACGCACTTCTGGTGTCGGCGTTCACAATCTTCACTCTCATATGCTGCTTTACTGCGGAGTTTATGACTCAACGAGAACGCTTTATGCATTGCGTACTCTAAGAAACGAACTTTTAACAAATACAAGAATGTTCTTGTGCTCGGCAGCGACAACCGGTATTGCAAATACCACAAAATGTACAGCACTACTAAATTTATTAGCAAGACATAGGAAAAGTGTATTTGGTCGAAACTTTCATGGAGACATAGCGAACAGCGAGTTTGTAGCAGCGTATAGAAGTAGCATGTACTTGGAGGTTTTGATTAGTGTTTGCTTATACTTTGCCAGAAGTTATTATCCCAATTTAGGACAAATGAGACTGACCCAGGAGGAGATTGCTGGAAATAGACag GTTCAGTTAGCAAGCGCAGAGCTTTTAATGCTTATATTCTCTGAACTTATTGCCATTGTTCGAGATTCTGGAAAAGGATTTAGTTGTTACATAGTTGACTTATTGGCGAAATGTAAGGTTCAAAAGGTCGCTCTTCATTGCTTGGTATCAAGCGTCctaaatatgaaaaatgcccagaaagaaaatgaagatatttttactttcactgAAGAAATAGTATTGTTTAATGACCCTGTGACTGACACTTACGTAAACAAATGTAAATACAGAGCTAGTGATCATACCGAAGCCTTTCAAATACAATTACTAAG GCTTTTGTTAGCTCTAATTATGCTTGAGCATCAATGTGGTGTGCAGAAAGGGGAAGAGGTTACTCCAACTCAACCAACTCCTTCTACACCAACTCGAAATGCACCAAATTTAACTGGCAGTGCACTTAAATATATACCTGGAGCACCATTACCTCAGCAGCCAATGTTCTTAGCCAGTATATTGAGCGCCTTGCAATTG GATCACATGAGGCATTTACATCAGCATTGGACAACGCTGGTCACATCTAGCCTTCCATTTATGGGATCATCTCTCACGCAAATTGTGACATCTGTAATTCACCAGCTTTGTTATAATATAGAACATCTAGCATCTTATTACGTCAGTGAAGAGGCGGCACTCActttaaaattgaaagatataACTACTGTCGAATGCTGCTTACCGGCAGATTACACTGTTACTCATTTGGAAGCGTTGACTTTTCTACTTCATTACTGCTTACTTGATAACTCGCAGCAACTTGGGTATTCGTTTAATCAGCCGCTGAGTGGAACTGTTCAAACCGGAATTCCTGGAGCAAATCCTGGGCAAATATTCAATAATCTTATCCATGTGTTCATGCCCAGCCCACTTTCACCT gaAATAGCCAGTGGAAAGGATAAGGCTGGATTGAGTGAACAACACTTACATGCAAGAAGAACAGCTTTGAGTCATTTACCAAGAATAATAGCTTCTCTTTCAGCTTTGTGGCAAGCAGTACTTGTCACTAAGGATAA CGAACAGGCAAGTTGTGTCGTGGGTAGCCCCAGGGTTGTTAAACATCAGCTACTGGAACTCTTATCTCCTATTTCGTTTCATCATGGTGTTAATTTCCTGGCTGCAGTTGCAGTTGCGTGGCATGAAAGAAGACAACCGTCGGCTGCGTCAAAAAAG GTCTTACCTGAAGCCTGTCCAAACCAACAAGTGATGGTCCATCTAGTCAGCGCTATTCGTGTTATGCCTATTGATACACTTGTACGCACTGTGCACCAATTAGTCAAATCTCCACCACCGATTCACGGCGTAAAACAAGATTTCTCTCTGGAAGTATCGGTCTTGGAATTGTTGTACGTTTACATGCAGAGTAATACATCACAATCTCTTGTTGAATCGTGGGCATCTTTACTTGGACTACTCAAAGATAGTCTTGCATTAACTGCACCTGCGCAGTTCCTGTTACTCGCGATATTAAATGAGTATATACAAAAATGTCCGCCTATGCaagagaaaaaagatattCGTGATCTACAAGATATCACAGCTAAG ctgGTGGAATCATGCTCTCAAATAGCCGGAGCATGTCTAGAGCAAACAACATGGCTAAGACGAAATTTAGCTGTGCGAGAAGATGTTTTAGAGGTTGCGGAAGGAGTGTCTGAAG TTACCCCTGGTACACCGCCTAATACTGCCTACAGCGTTCAGGCTCAGGCTGTCTTAGCTGAAATTTTGGCACCCCTTTTGGATGTTAGTTATGGATCCCAAGAGAAAGAGCGAGTAGTTACACTGTTAACCAATCTCATGTACAATATTACACCATATCTGAAAAATCATAC AATGAGAAATATTGCATCATTCACTGCCTGTTCACAACTACTGAGCTCACTTTCCGGCTACCAGTATACTAGAAAAGCATGGCGTAAAGATGTTCTTGATTTACTACTCGATCCTGCGCTATTTCAAATGACGCCAGCGTGTTTACCCTATTGGAGAACTATAATTGACAATTTAATGACACATGACAACACCACATTCAGGGATCTAATGA ACAGAGTATCAATGGCACAAAGTAGTGGAATTAGCATATTTTCTTCTAAGGAACAAGAATATGAGCAAAGAGCCCAACTTCTAAAACGTTTGGCATTTGCTATTCTTTGCAGTGAAATGGATCAATATCACAAATATATGCCCGAAATTCAAG AACGTCTAGCCGACAGTTTAAGGCTTCCTCAGGTGATCCCATCCATTCAGGCTCAAGTTTTCCTGTGCTTTAGAGTATTGTTACTGCGAATTTCACCTCATCATGCTACGTCCTTATGGCCTGTTATTGTCAGTGAACTGGTTCAAGTATTTTTACACATTGAACAAGAGTTGAATACTGATACTGAAGAATTCAC TCGACACAACAG